In a single window of the Hoyosella subflava DQS3-9A1 genome:
- a CDS encoding VOC family protein: protein MITFGAFSIYVDDQDRALRFYTELLGFTKKNDLLVGGARWLTIVPSAHVDGTELLLEPNGNPIAAEYQKNLYDARIPAAVFAVDDLVAEHRRLASLGVVFTMRPTEMGANLQAMLDDGCGNLILLNQPLSDAT, encoded by the coding sequence GTGATCACCTTCGGCGCTTTCAGCATCTACGTTGATGATCAAGACCGGGCACTGCGCTTCTACACCGAACTACTGGGGTTCACCAAGAAGAACGACCTTCTCGTCGGTGGTGCACGATGGCTAACCATAGTTCCCTCTGCACACGTCGATGGAACGGAGCTCCTCCTTGAGCCCAATGGCAATCCAATTGCCGCGGAGTACCAGAAGAACCTCTACGACGCACGCATCCCTGCGGCCGTTTTTGCTGTAGACGACTTGGTGGCCGAGCACCGTCGGCTCGCATCGCTAGGTGTGGTTTTCACCATGCGCCCCACCGAAATGGGAGCGAATCTCCAGGCGATGCTCGATGACGGATGCGGGAACCTGATTCTGCTCAACCAGCCGCTGTCCGACGCGACTTAA
- a CDS encoding bile acid:sodium symporter family protein, with product MKRLSRYGIDGFILAIFGAVVIASLLPATGVWETVATWATRFCIALLFFLYGTRLAPQDALKGLTHWRLHIVVLAATFVVFPLLGMAMKPLEPGIVTPGLYAGLLFLCLLPSTVQSSIAFTSIARGNVAGAIVSASASNLIGVFLTPLLVIMLMNTTGHAQVSPSAVINIVLQILLPFLVGQLARPFIGGFLIKHARPTRLVDRTSIVLVVYAAFSESMREGIWQIVEVRHVIIIVFISCVLLSVVLLLTAFAGRLLKFSREDQIVILFCGSKKSLASGLPMATVLFAGQSVGLIILPLMIFHQIQLVVCAILASRIGHAHEQGDRTD from the coding sequence GTGAAAAGACTCTCGCGCTACGGCATTGATGGCTTCATCCTTGCGATTTTTGGTGCCGTTGTCATCGCGAGCCTTCTTCCTGCCACAGGAGTATGGGAAACCGTCGCCACTTGGGCAACACGCTTTTGTATCGCGTTGCTTTTCTTTCTGTATGGCACGCGCCTTGCCCCACAAGACGCGCTAAAGGGACTCACACATTGGCGACTCCATATCGTCGTACTTGCTGCAACTTTCGTGGTATTTCCCCTCCTAGGAATGGCAATGAAGCCACTCGAGCCAGGAATAGTCACCCCCGGGCTCTACGCAGGACTGCTATTCCTGTGTCTGCTCCCTTCTACTGTGCAGTCCTCAATCGCCTTTACCTCAATCGCGCGTGGAAATGTAGCCGGAGCAATAGTCAGTGCATCCGCGTCGAACCTGATCGGTGTCTTCCTGACCCCCCTGCTCGTGATCATGCTCATGAACACGACCGGGCATGCTCAAGTCAGTCCCAGCGCGGTAATCAACATTGTTCTGCAGATTCTCTTGCCCTTTTTGGTTGGTCAGCTGGCTCGGCCATTTATTGGCGGATTTCTCATCAAGCACGCACGCCCGACGCGCTTGGTTGACCGGACGTCAATCGTACTGGTCGTGTATGCGGCATTTAGCGAGAGCATGCGTGAAGGTATCTGGCAGATCGTCGAGGTCCGCCACGTCATCATCATCGTGTTCATCAGTTGCGTCCTCTTGAGCGTTGTCCTTCTCCTGACCGCATTCGCCGGTCGATTGCTGAAGTTCTCGCGAGAGGATCAGATCGTCATCCTCTTCTGCGGATCCAAGAAATCCCTTGCAAGCGGGCTGCCGATGGCTACCGTGCTCTTCGCCGGACAGTCCGTCGGTCTGATCATCCTTCCGCTGATGATCTTCCATCAGATCCAGCTGGTTGTATGCGCGATCCTGGCGTCACGAATCGGACATGCCCACGAGCAGGGCGATCGTACCGATTGA
- the lat gene encoding L-lysine 6-transaminase — MSLVPSEVHPTIARSMLADGFDIVLDLARSHGSWIVDAQTGTRYLDMFTFFASSALGMNHPGLTEDEQFRGELLLAAYNKPSNSDMYTVAMAEFVQTFARVLGDERLPHLFFIEGGANAVENALKTAFDWKSRLNEAYGRDPKLGTQVMHLQDAFHGRTGYTLSLTNTEQIKTARFPKFEWPRIANPYPGTYRSGQDRDVERLEEQALGQARAVFAENPHDIACFIAEPIQGEGGDHHLRPQFLQAMQDLCHKHDALFILDEVQTGCGMTGSAWAYQQLGLEPDVVAFGKKTHVCGIMAGGRVDEVPDNVFHVSSRINSTFGASLTDMVRARRILEIIEASHLITRAANLGAHLFGRLVEMASRHPIVTDPRGRGLMCAVTLADGGVRDEIVRELRLVEHVLLLPCGERSVRFRPSLTVTREELDAAVSALDRTLIRHH, encoded by the coding sequence ATGAGCCTGGTGCCAAGCGAGGTCCATCCCACGATCGCTCGGTCGATGCTCGCGGACGGCTTCGACATTGTCCTCGACTTAGCCCGCTCACACGGATCGTGGATCGTCGATGCACAGACCGGAACCCGCTATCTCGATATGTTCACGTTCTTCGCGTCATCGGCACTCGGAATGAATCACCCCGGACTTACCGAGGACGAGCAGTTCCGAGGTGAACTACTGCTCGCCGCGTACAACAAGCCTTCCAACTCAGATATGTACACCGTCGCCATGGCTGAGTTCGTTCAGACGTTCGCTCGCGTGCTCGGTGATGAGCGATTGCCGCACCTATTCTTCATTGAGGGTGGCGCAAACGCCGTTGAGAACGCTCTCAAAACTGCATTCGATTGGAAGAGCCGACTCAACGAAGCGTACGGTCGGGACCCCAAACTCGGGACACAGGTAATGCATCTTCAAGATGCATTTCACGGGCGGACTGGATACACCTTGTCGCTCACGAACACGGAGCAGATCAAGACTGCTCGCTTTCCAAAGTTCGAGTGGCCACGAATTGCCAATCCGTATCCAGGTACTTATCGGAGCGGGCAGGATCGTGACGTGGAAAGATTGGAGGAACAGGCGCTCGGGCAGGCTCGGGCAGTGTTCGCCGAGAACCCCCATGACATCGCGTGCTTCATCGCCGAGCCAATCCAGGGGGAAGGTGGCGACCATCATTTACGGCCACAGTTTCTGCAAGCGATGCAGGACCTGTGTCACAAGCATGACGCACTTTTTATCCTCGACGAGGTCCAGACCGGTTGCGGGATGACCGGCTCAGCGTGGGCGTACCAGCAGCTTGGGTTGGAACCGGATGTCGTTGCGTTCGGCAAGAAGACTCATGTCTGCGGAATAATGGCGGGCGGTCGGGTCGACGAGGTACCCGACAACGTCTTCCACGTGAGTTCACGAATTAACTCCACGTTCGGGGCAAGCCTGACGGACATGGTGCGCGCACGCCGCATCCTCGAAATTATTGAAGCCAGTCACCTCATCACGAGAGCCGCGAATCTCGGTGCGCACCTTTTCGGGCGTCTCGTGGAGATGGCGTCGCGGCACCCGATCGTGACTGATCCACGTGGGCGGGGGCTCATGTGTGCGGTCACGCTCGCGGACGGGGGAGTGCGGGACGAAATAGTCCGAGAACTGCGCCTCGTCGAACACGTCCTCCTGCTTCCCTGCGGGGAGCGCAGTGTGCGGTTCCGCCCATCGCTCACCGTCACAAGGGAAGAGCTTGATGCCGCAGTATCTGCCTTAGACCGCACACTGATCCGCCACCACTGA
- a CDS encoding YqgE/AlgH family protein, translating into MSSWEDPEDYRARLDRTVKPGSLLLASTDLLEPTFRRTVIYVIEHNESGSLGVVLNRASETAVHNVLPQWTSLSARPKALFIGGPVKRDSAICLGVLRAGTHIDGLEGIRAVEGRVVMIDLDADPEDMAPVLTGLRIFVGYAGWTTGQLDSELARDDWMVMPSLPADVLAPARADLWGRVLRRQSVPLAMLATHPIELDRN; encoded by the coding sequence GTGTCGAGCTGGGAAGATCCTGAGGACTATCGGGCACGACTCGATCGGACAGTGAAACCGGGCAGCCTGCTGCTTGCTTCGACGGACCTGCTTGAGCCTACGTTCCGTCGCACGGTTATCTATGTCATCGAGCACAACGAGTCGGGCAGCCTGGGTGTTGTGCTTAACCGCGCAAGCGAAACTGCGGTGCACAACGTACTTCCACAGTGGACCTCACTGTCGGCGCGCCCGAAGGCGCTTTTCATCGGTGGGCCTGTCAAACGCGATTCAGCAATCTGCCTGGGAGTGTTGCGTGCCGGAACCCACATTGACGGTCTAGAGGGTATTAGGGCAGTCGAGGGCCGCGTTGTGATGATCGACCTCGACGCCGACCCTGAGGACATGGCTCCGGTGCTGACCGGTCTGCGGATCTTTGTCGGATATGCCGGATGGACAACCGGACAGCTAGATTCTGAACTCGCCCGCGACGACTGGATGGTCATGCCCAGCCTGCCCGCGGACGTGCTCGCACCTGCCCGCGCTGACCTTTGGGGCCGAGTGCTTCGACGCCAGTCCGTGCCCCTGGCTATGCTTGCGACCCACCCGATAGAGCTGGACCGCAACTGA
- a CDS encoding MFS transporter, translated as MSEFADAMRHSPGLARLAVVRWVNQFGDGFFQAALGGAILFNPERQTEPVAIAVGFVVLLLPYSLIGPFIGTMLDRWDRRLVIVWAAVIRCGLVAAASVVLFASINGPVLLLIALAAIGVSRFVLSGLSASLPNVVAQQHLVPANAVLVTLGAGFAGLGASASILVVSVVGEGDVGSGTATAVSILAPLAGGAAAWGFAQGALGPGRLTMLLTRSQRTWRTEVAAVASGLVTGARAVWHSPGVTTALSALGAHRITFGINTLIMVLLLQDPEGSLRLPGGLAGFGLAIAATASGMVIAAVLMPFVIPRLGRTKTIVSGVVLALAAQLVFVRMLDQDSLIVAAFLFGIAGQSIKLSSDAAMQIEIPDAKRGRVFALQDMVFNAAFVAAIAIAASFVAPDGRSLSLVYAGALIYALALAGITLNARRRVHHRWWR; from the coding sequence ATGTCGGAATTTGCCGACGCGATGCGTCATTCTCCCGGGCTTGCCCGGCTCGCTGTCGTGCGCTGGGTCAATCAGTTCGGCGACGGGTTCTTTCAGGCCGCGCTTGGCGGAGCGATTCTGTTCAATCCTGAGCGGCAGACCGAACCCGTCGCGATCGCAGTAGGCTTCGTCGTCCTGCTGCTGCCGTATTCATTGATCGGCCCGTTCATCGGCACCATGCTCGATCGATGGGATCGCCGCCTAGTTATAGTCTGGGCTGCGGTGATCCGGTGTGGCCTCGTCGCCGCTGCGAGTGTGGTGCTTTTTGCGTCCATCAATGGTCCCGTACTCCTGCTGATCGCCCTAGCCGCGATAGGTGTGAGCAGGTTCGTGCTCTCGGGCCTGTCCGCATCGCTACCCAATGTGGTGGCGCAACAGCACCTAGTGCCAGCCAACGCGGTACTTGTGACGCTCGGTGCTGGGTTTGCCGGACTCGGCGCCTCCGCATCAATCCTGGTTGTCTCGGTGGTGGGGGAGGGGGACGTCGGATCGGGCACAGCAACCGCGGTTTCCATTCTCGCGCCCCTCGCTGGTGGGGCGGCCGCCTGGGGGTTCGCGCAGGGGGCACTCGGGCCTGGCCGACTGACGATGTTGCTGACCCGCTCACAACGAACGTGGCGTACTGAAGTTGCTGCCGTGGCCAGCGGCCTCGTCACCGGTGCACGTGCGGTCTGGCACTCACCTGGCGTTACCACAGCGCTTTCAGCACTCGGCGCCCACCGCATCACATTCGGAATCAACACGCTGATTATGGTTCTGCTTCTGCAGGACCCTGAAGGGTCACTGCGACTCCCTGGAGGACTCGCGGGGTTCGGTCTCGCGATTGCCGCGACCGCGAGCGGCATGGTCATAGCAGCAGTCCTCATGCCGTTCGTTATTCCACGCCTAGGCCGCACAAAAACGATCGTCTCGGGAGTGGTTCTCGCCCTCGCAGCGCAGCTCGTGTTCGTCCGCATGCTCGATCAAGATTCTCTGATTGTCGCCGCATTCCTGTTTGGGATCGCGGGACAGTCGATCAAACTAAGCAGTGACGCCGCGATGCAGATTGAGATACCAGACGCGAAGCGTGGACGGGTTTTCGCGCTGCAAGACATGGTCTTCAATGCGGCGTTCGTCGCCGCAATCGCTATCGCGGCATCATTCGTCGCTCCGGACGGAAGATCGCTTTCCCTTGTCTACGCGGGCGCGCTGATATATGCCCTCGCGCTAGCCGGGATCACGCTCAACGCCCGGCGGCGTGTGCATCATCGGTGGTGGCGGTGA
- a CDS encoding CCA tRNA nucleotidyltransferase: MVPPLSDDTHLESLAAQQLATAAVALRDHDALFTELGRRFDAIGSELYLVGGSVRDAMLGRLGKDLDFTTNALPETVREALRGWADAVWETGIAFGTISASKQGVQVEITTYRTDSYDRVGRKPEVSYGDSLNDDLVRRDFRVNAMAVQVRVSGIGSFTDPLNGLADLAAGVLDTPAAPEDSFNDDPLRMLRAARFASQLGLQLTPRVDQAIREMADQIKRVTAERIRAELDKLMEGSDPIAGLEVLVSTGLAEHVLPEVPAMQLEIDEHHQHKDVYTHSLTVLRQAIEREDNGPDLVLRWAALLHDIGKPATRKHEPGGGVSFHHHEVVGAKMTRKRMRALRYSKQMIEDVSRLVYLHLRFHGYGKGQWTDSAVRRYVTDAGPLLDRLNKLVRADCTTRNKRRALALQRAYDDLEARIARIQEQEDLARVRPDLDGNAIMELLGLPPGPEVGKAWKFLKELRLERGPLSRDEAEAALREWWDGSSEPRDN, encoded by the coding sequence GTGGTTCCACCGTTGAGCGATGACACGCACCTGGAAAGCCTCGCCGCGCAGCAGCTTGCGACCGCGGCGGTCGCCTTACGTGACCACGACGCGCTCTTCACGGAGCTCGGCCGGCGCTTCGATGCGATCGGGAGTGAGCTCTATCTGGTGGGCGGATCCGTCCGCGACGCCATGCTCGGGCGCTTGGGCAAGGATCTGGATTTTACGACGAACGCTCTGCCAGAGACTGTGCGGGAAGCCCTTCGCGGGTGGGCTGATGCCGTGTGGGAGACCGGAATCGCATTTGGCACCATCAGTGCGAGCAAGCAGGGTGTGCAGGTTGAGATCACCACGTATCGGACCGATTCGTACGACAGGGTGGGACGCAAGCCTGAGGTAAGTTACGGCGATTCCCTGAATGACGACCTGGTTCGGCGGGATTTTCGCGTGAATGCGATGGCAGTCCAGGTTCGGGTGAGCGGAATTGGTTCGTTCACCGACCCCCTCAACGGTCTGGCCGATCTCGCGGCGGGGGTACTTGATACGCCCGCCGCGCCGGAGGACTCCTTCAACGACGATCCGCTGCGCATGCTCCGCGCCGCGCGGTTTGCCTCCCAGCTGGGTTTGCAGCTCACGCCCCGGGTTGATCAGGCAATCCGTGAGATGGCGGACCAGATCAAGAGAGTGACCGCAGAGCGCATTCGGGCCGAACTCGACAAGCTCATGGAAGGCAGTGACCCTATCGCTGGCCTCGAGGTTCTCGTAAGCACTGGGCTAGCAGAACACGTACTGCCGGAGGTTCCCGCGATGCAACTCGAGATCGATGAGCATCACCAGCACAAAGACGTCTATACGCATTCGCTGACGGTGCTGCGGCAGGCCATCGAACGCGAGGATAACGGGCCCGATCTTGTACTGCGCTGGGCCGCTCTCCTGCACGACATCGGTAAGCCAGCGACTCGGAAGCATGAACCGGGCGGCGGTGTTAGCTTTCACCACCACGAGGTCGTCGGCGCGAAAATGACGCGAAAGCGCATGCGTGCACTGCGCTACTCGAAGCAAATGATCGAGGACGTGTCACGCCTTGTTTATCTGCATCTGCGCTTTCACGGTTACGGCAAGGGCCAGTGGACGGACTCCGCGGTGCGCAGGTACGTCACGGACGCGGGGCCCCTGCTAGACCGACTTAACAAGCTTGTCCGCGCCGACTGCACCACTCGCAACAAGCGTCGGGCGCTCGCGCTGCAGCGCGCTTATGACGATCTAGAAGCCCGGATCGCGCGGATTCAGGAGCAGGAAGACCTCGCGCGCGTTCGTCCGGACCTTGACGGCAACGCCATCATGGAGCTGCTGGGGCTGCCACCGGGACCTGAGGTTGGTAAAGCGTGGAAGTTCTTAAAGGAACTGCGCCTAGAGCGAGGTCCGCTCAGTAGGGATGAGGCCGAAGCCGCGCTGCGCGAGTGGTGGGACGGGTCGAGCGAACCCCGCGACAACTAA
- a CDS encoding NUDIX hydrolase — MSPDDRAAHPRHRRRRPRRRGGRGQRHATHDSPGTTPHSGTDSGTSDTEANVHTTSGQQSSSEHEATPSGKPRPKPKNGSSSGHRGHRGRRLRTVRETSAGGLVITGWDGGRDKLRAALIGRLDRRGRLLWSLPKGHIERGETAEQTAMREVAEETGIQGRILASLGSIDYWFVTEGRRVHKTVHHYLMRFLGGELSDADLEVSEVAWVPLSELDSRLAYADERKLARMAAELIASMASSLDGLRNLAADAASAAKPDHEGMSDEGATPQLQGQRHQNDPEPSESLDKPQI; from the coding sequence GTGTCCCCTGATGATCGTGCAGCGCACCCGAGGCACCGCAGACGCCGCCCACGGCGCCGCGGCGGTCGGGGCCAGCGCCACGCTACGCACGATTCTCCCGGCACAACGCCCCACAGCGGTACTGATTCCGGCACCAGTGACACAGAGGCGAACGTCCACACGACCAGTGGGCAGCAGTCTTCCAGCGAGCACGAAGCGACTCCATCCGGCAAGCCGCGCCCGAAGCCGAAAAACGGCAGTTCGTCCGGTCACCGCGGGCACCGGGGCCGTCGGCTGCGGACCGTCCGCGAAACATCGGCGGGAGGGCTCGTCATCACGGGATGGGATGGTGGCCGCGACAAGCTCCGTGCTGCGCTGATCGGGCGGCTCGACCGGCGTGGCCGACTCCTTTGGTCGTTGCCAAAGGGGCACATCGAGCGGGGCGAAACAGCTGAGCAGACCGCGATGCGCGAGGTGGCCGAGGAAACTGGCATCCAGGGAAGGATTCTCGCGTCGCTGGGCAGTATCGACTACTGGTTTGTAACTGAAGGACGCAGAGTCCACAAAACAGTTCACCACTATCTGATGCGGTTCCTTGGAGGCGAGCTGTCCGACGCAGATCTGGAAGTATCAGAAGTCGCATGGGTTCCGCTTTCTGAACTCGATTCGCGCCTTGCCTACGCGGATGAGCGGAAACTGGCGCGCATGGCCGCGGAGTTAATTGCAAGTATGGCGTCTTCTCTCGACGGACTGAGGAACCTAGCCGCAGACGCGGCGAGTGCCGCGAAGCCGGACCACGAGGGTATGAGCGATGAAGGCGCTACGCCACAGCTCCAGGGTCAGCGGCACCAGAACGATCCAGAACCTTCGGAGTCACTGGACAAGCCCCAAATATGA
- a CDS encoding DUF6049 family protein: MTSLQTPRPGDLRKASSWRSMGRAGCAFLLALGLILTVTSGSAFGQPGADDARTAADPLTVAIDSVAPPVVTPNSSPTLVVTGTITNNSGSTISDAAVRLQRAAAVNESEGLRRTGELTEADYRIITPTVPVGASIDPGESARFTITFPYRSETGNALHIPAPGVYPLLVSTTATTSGGVGLRSDTARFLLPVIGLPRSVSEAPESDSANGAVSDAPVMPTVRRPLPITLLWPLAETPKIAPGGTGDGRNLRLLDDSLAGSLSAGGHLDEALTALEDAIGRNGESAAQLAESVCLAIDPDLLIAVDAMQPGYQVAVDPADPTGVTRPGAGAAAASEWLARLRQLSEDVCTVALPYGQVDLEALARLGNSDFTARALVTPSDILAAVLGTEPVRAVTLPESGLLSEQSAGMLADTTGGTALVASNQVALDSADQVRNSFARVSLPDAANPDRALTATLFDPATAGALAAVGGSPQVPSYVSGGSRDAAQAPRLQRMHDALGALVWPALAANGNGPDGPGPQSLMVVPPQNWRIDIAEGSAILQTVTQLFSAGLIVPAPLDGVTAAAARNNHPEGIVQYPQQNDSDRVSDDVLEPLSVTARELEQLRSALVTDPNLPLTPDAFLAPLWGDLLRALTSADRRVITPAGGTDHSSADAAARLRLDTVQNTLNFLHTQVTVLNPGGVYTLASGQSPLLLVARNDLPVPVQVRLQVSAPPGIEIADLGVEQLPPRSHRQLSIPTEVSHTRQFAVDIQLTTPDHHVLGEAIRISVRSTAYGQIMTILTACAGALLLALAGRRLWHRFRGQPDPADEGHERP; encoded by the coding sequence ATGACCTCGTTGCAGACACCACGGCCCGGCGACCTTCGCAAGGCCAGTTCCTGGAGAAGCATGGGACGGGCGGGCTGTGCCTTTCTGCTGGCGCTGGGACTGATACTCACCGTCACGTCGGGGTCGGCATTCGGGCAACCAGGTGCAGACGACGCGCGCACCGCGGCTGACCCCCTCACCGTCGCAATCGATTCGGTAGCGCCGCCAGTTGTGACCCCCAACTCATCGCCCACCCTGGTTGTTACCGGAACGATCACCAACAACAGCGGCAGTACGATTTCGGACGCGGCCGTTCGCTTGCAGCGAGCCGCGGCGGTGAACGAGAGTGAAGGCCTCCGCAGGACGGGAGAACTGACTGAGGCTGATTATCGCATCATCACGCCCACGGTCCCGGTGGGCGCTTCAATCGATCCAGGGGAATCGGCGCGTTTCACGATCACGTTTCCCTACAGATCGGAAACCGGGAATGCGCTGCACATCCCCGCACCTGGCGTGTATCCGCTGCTCGTCAGCACGACAGCCACAACGAGTGGGGGAGTCGGACTTCGTTCCGACACCGCGAGGTTCCTGCTCCCGGTTATCGGTTTGCCCCGTTCAGTGAGTGAAGCGCCAGAATCGGATAGTGCCAACGGTGCTGTGTCAGACGCCCCCGTGATGCCGACGGTCAGACGCCCCCTTCCGATCACCTTGCTGTGGCCACTGGCAGAAACTCCGAAAATCGCGCCCGGCGGTACGGGCGACGGCCGAAACCTGCGCCTCCTCGACGATTCCCTCGCAGGCTCCCTGAGCGCAGGGGGACACTTAGACGAAGCGCTTACTGCACTCGAGGATGCGATTGGCCGCAATGGCGAATCCGCCGCGCAGCTCGCGGAGTCTGTCTGCCTCGCGATCGACCCCGATCTTCTTATCGCTGTCGACGCAATGCAGCCGGGATATCAAGTTGCCGTAGACCCAGCAGATCCCACCGGAGTCACCCGCCCAGGTGCCGGCGCTGCCGCCGCATCGGAGTGGCTTGCTCGTCTGCGTCAGCTCAGTGAAGACGTATGTACGGTGGCACTACCGTATGGGCAGGTTGACCTCGAGGCGCTAGCTCGTCTCGGCAACAGCGACTTCACCGCACGTGCTCTCGTGACGCCTAGCGACATCCTCGCTGCGGTTCTTGGTACGGAGCCGGTTCGAGCGGTCACCCTGCCCGAGTCCGGGCTGCTCAGCGAGCAGAGCGCGGGCATGCTCGCGGACACCACCGGAGGCACCGCGTTGGTCGCGTCCAACCAGGTAGCGCTAGACAGCGCTGACCAGGTACGGAACAGCTTCGCGCGCGTGAGCCTGCCGGATGCAGCGAATCCTGATCGAGCACTGACCGCGACGTTGTTCGATCCGGCAACAGCCGGCGCCTTGGCGGCTGTGGGCGGGTCCCCTCAGGTCCCGTCGTACGTTTCGGGGGGCTCTCGAGATGCCGCGCAGGCACCCCGATTGCAGCGGATGCACGACGCGCTCGGAGCACTGGTGTGGCCGGCGCTCGCGGCGAACGGAAATGGACCCGATGGACCCGGACCCCAGTCGCTGATGGTTGTGCCTCCGCAGAACTGGCGGATAGACATCGCTGAGGGCTCGGCGATACTGCAGACCGTGACCCAGCTGTTCAGCGCAGGTCTGATAGTCCCGGCGCCACTGGACGGCGTCACGGCGGCGGCCGCGCGCAATAATCATCCAGAAGGAATCGTTCAGTACCCCCAGCAGAATGACAGCGACCGGGTGTCGGACGACGTACTCGAGCCGCTCAGTGTTACGGCTCGAGAGCTGGAGCAGCTGCGCTCTGCGCTGGTCACCGATCCGAACCTGCCACTCACTCCCGACGCTTTTCTCGCCCCGTTGTGGGGAGACCTCTTGCGCGCCCTCACCTCGGCCGATCGCCGTGTGATCACGCCAGCGGGCGGAACCGATCACAGCTCCGCTGACGCTGCGGCACGGTTGCGCCTCGACACAGTGCAAAACACACTTAACTTCCTCCACACTCAGGTGACGGTGCTCAACCCTGGTGGCGTGTACACACTGGCGTCAGGCCAGAGCCCACTGCTCCTCGTTGCGCGAAACGATCTTCCTGTACCCGTGCAGGTGCGATTGCAAGTATCGGCGCCGCCAGGCATCGAGATCGCGGACCTCGGGGTCGAACAGTTGCCACCGAGAAGCCACAGACAGCTCTCCATTCCCACAGAGGTGAGCCACACGCGACAATTCGCGGTGGATATTCAACTCACCACACCTGACCACCATGTGCTCGGGGAAGCCATCCGGATCTCGGTACGCTCCACCGCGTACGGACAGATAATGACGATCCTGACCGCCTGCGCGGGTGCGTTGTTGCTGGCACTCGCCGGCCGTCGACTTTGGCACCGCTTCCGTGGACAGCCCGATCCTGCAGATGAAGGTCACGAACGCCCATGA